In Helianthus annuus cultivar XRQ/B chromosome 8, HanXRQr2.0-SUNRISE, whole genome shotgun sequence, a single genomic region encodes these proteins:
- the LOC110873893 gene encoding serine/arginine repetitive matrix protein 1 isoform X8: MSGGFFRGTTADQDTRFSNKHAKLLKSHKFPPELEHLDREAVDVKAANLDTHSRRRTKFSSKWSADDKGTDEKNGSKETVRISRSPRPADRSMSPPRGTRSRSVSKSFSNSKSHSRSRSLSASSKASRRSVSVERRPHSVSRRSSTPRRVGSRRRSPSPAPLHRRSPSPARCRLRSPSPAPSHGRLPSPARRRLQSRAPRGTRSRSVSKSFSNSKSHSRSRSLSASSKASRRSVSVERRPRSISRRSSTPRRVGSRRRSPSPAPLHRRSPSPARRRLRSPSPAPSHGRSPSPARRRLQSHAPRGTRSRSVSKSFSNSKSHSRSRSLSASSKASRRSVSVERRPRSVSKRSSTPRRVGSRRRSPSPAPLDRRSPSPARRRLRSPSPAPSHGRSPSPARRRLQSRAPRGTRTRSVSKSFSNSKSHSRSRSLSASSKASRRSVSVERRPRSVSRRSSTPRRVGSRRRSQSPAPLHRRSPSPARRRLRSPSPAPSHGRSSSPARRRLQSPAPRGTRSRSVSKSFSKSRSHSRSSSLSASPKALRCSVSVERRPRSVSRRSSTPHRVGSRRRPPSPAPFHRRSPSPARRRLRLPSPARRWLQSPAPRGTRSRSVSNSFSNSKSPSRCATILIIKHNLSTIIKQTKFWRRVIHRRSRSLSASSKASRRSVSVERRPRSISRRSSTPRRVGSRRQSPSPAPLHKRSPSPARRRLRSPSPAPSHGRTPSPARRRLQSPAPRGTRSRSVSKSFSNSKSHSRSSSLSASPKASRRSVSVERRPRSVSRQSSTPRRVGSCRRSPSPAPLHKRSPSPPRRRLRSPSPAPSHGRSPSPARRRLQSPTPRGTRSRSVSKSFSNSRSHSRSSSLSASPKASRRSVSVERRPRSVSRQSSTPLRVGSCRRSPSPASLHRRSPSPARRRLRSPSPAPSHGRSPSPARRRLQSPTPRGTRSRSVSKSFFNSRTQSRCATIPIIKHNYLYILLLTVFSTIFSLCFFIYPVIIFSGQDVCRDPLFEVGRDPLFVVGRDPLFEVGHDPLFEVGRDPLFEVGRDPLFVVGRDPLFEVGRDPLFEVGRDPLFVVGRDPLFEVGHDPLFEVGRDPLFEVGRDPLFEVGRDPLFKGGPGPPSGVAHEPRSGEGHHPRFSEGHSPLHPLTLCILDLHQFVAGLHLLRGDEIRELRQFHAVGLLLQLGVGQPSLCVRDPQALKAGLLHHHLYNLLDSSSFSSYMYVFFYYCFQQWLLY; this comes from the exons ATGTCAGGCGGTTTCTTCCGG GGCACTACGGCTGATCAAGACACTCGTTTCTCTAACAAGCATGCTAAGCTCCTTAAATCGCACAAGTTTCCACCTGAATTGGAACATCTG GACAGAGAGGCTGTTGATGTGAAAGCTGCTAATTTGGACACCCACTCGAGGAGACGCACAAAGTTTTCTAGCAAGTGGTCAGCTGATGACAAAGGGACGGATGAGAAGAATGGATCAAAAGAAACCGTCAG AATATCTCGATCTCCGCGTCCAGCTGATCGTTCTATGTCACCACCTCG AGGTACACGCTCCAGATCGGTTAGCAAATCCTTTTCTAATTCCAAAAGCCATTCAAG GTCAAGAAGTTTGTCAGCATCCTCCAAAGCCTCAAGGCGCTCAGTTTCTGTTGAAAGGAGGCCCCACTCTGTTTCAAGACGATCTTCTACACCTCGCAGAGTAGGGTCACGTCGGCGATCCCCATCCCCTGCACCTTTACATAGACGATCACCTTCACCTGCAAGGTGTAGGTTGCGATCTCCATCCCCTGCACCTTCACATGGGCGATTACCATCACCCGCAAGGCGTAGGTTGCAATCCCGTGCACCTCG AGGTACACGCTCCAGATCAGTTAGCAAATCCTTTTCTAATTCCAAAAGCCATTCAAG GTCAAGAAGTTTGTCAGCATCCTCCAAAGCCTCAAGGCGCTCAGTTTCTGTTGAAAGGAGGCCCCGCTCTATTTCAAGACGATCTTCTACACCTCGCAGAGTGGGGTCACGTCGGCGATCCCCATCCCCTGCACCTTTACATAGACGATCACCTTCACCTGCAAGGCGTAGGTTGCGATCTCCATCCCCTGCACCTTCACATGGGCGATCACCATCACCCGCAAGGCGTAGGTTGCAATCCCATGCACCTCG AGGTACACGCTCCAGATCGGTTAGCAAATCCTTTTCTAATTCCAAAAGCCATTCAAG GTCAAGAAGTTTGTCAGCATCCTCCAAAGCCTCAAGGCGCTCAGTTTCTGTTGAAAGGAGGCCCCGCTCTGTTTCAAAACGATCTTCTACACCTCGCAGAGTGGGGTCACGTCGGCGATCCCCATCCCCTGCACCTTTAGATAGACGATCACCTTCACCTGCAAGGCGTAGGTTGCGATCTCCATCCCCTGCACCTTCACATGGGCGATCACCATCACCCGCAAGGCGTAGGTTGCAATCCCGTGCACCTCG AGGTACACGCACCAGATCGGTTAGCAAATCCTTTTCTAATTCCAAAAGCCATTCAAG GTCAAGAAGTTTGTCAGCATCCTCCAAAGCCTCAAGGCGCTCAGTTTCTGTTGAAAGGAGGCCCCGCTCTGTTTCAAGACGATCTTCTACACCTCGCAGAGTGGGGTCACGTCGGCGATCCCAATCCCCTGCACCTTTACATAGACGATCACCTTCACCTGCAAGGCGTAGGTTGCGATCTCCATCCCCTGCACCTTCACATGGGCGATCATCATCACCCGCAAGGCGTAGGTTGCAATCACCTGCACCTCG AGGTACACGCTCCAGATCAGTTAGCAAATCCTTTTCTAAGTCCAGAAGCCATTCAAG GTCAAGTAGTTTGTCAGCATCCCCCAAAGCCTTGAGGTGCTCAGTTTCTGTTGAAAGGAGGCCCCGCTCTGTTTCAAGACGATCTTCTACACCTCACAGAGTGGGGTCACGTCGGCGACCCCCATCTCCTGCACCTTTTCATAGACGATCACCTTCACCTGCAAGGCGTAGATTGCGATTACCATCACCTGCAAGGCGTTGGTTGCAATCCCCTGCACCTCG AGGTACACGCTCCAGATCGGTTAGCAATTCCTTTTCTAATTCCAAAAGCCCTTCAAGGTGTGCAACCATTCTGATCATAAAGcataatctatctactataataaaacaAACCAAGTTTTGGAGACGTGTCATTCATagaag GTCAAGAAGTTTGTCAGCATCCTCCAAAGCCTCAAGGCGCTCAGTTTCTGTTGAAAGGAGGCCCCGCTCTATTTCAAGACGATCTTCTACACCTCGCAGAGTGGGGTCACGTCGTCAATCCCCATCCCCTGCACCTCTACATAAACGATCACCTTCACCTGCAAGGCGTAGGTTGCGATCTCCATCCCCTGCACCTTCACATGGGCGAACACCATCACCCGCAAGGCGTAGGTTGCAATCCCCTGCACCTCG AGGTACACGCTCCAGATCGGTTAGCAAATCCTTTTCTAATTCCAAAAGCCATTCAAG GTCAAGTAGTTTGTCAGCATCCCCCAAAGCCTCAAGGCGCTCGGTTTCTGTTGAAAGGAGGCCCCGCTCTGTTTCAAGACAATCTTCTACACCTCGCAGAGTGGGGTCATGTCGGCGATCCCCATCCCCTGCACCTCTACATAAACGATCACCTTCACCTCCAAGGCGTAGGTTGCGATCTCCATCCCCTGCACCTTCACATGGGCGATCACCATCACCCGCAAGGCGTAGGTTGCAATCCCCTACACCTCG AGGTACACGCTCCAGATCGGTTAGCAAATCCTTTTCTAATTCCAGAAGCCATTCAAG GTCAAGTAGTTTGTCAGCATCCCCTAAAGCCTCAAGGCGCTCGGTTTCTGTTGAAAGGAGGCCCCGCTCTGTTTCAAGACAATCTTCTACACCTCTCAGAGTGGGGTCATGTCGGCGATCCCCATCCCCAGCATCTTTACATAGACGATCACCTTCACCTGCAAGGCGTAGATTGCGATCTCCATCCCCTGCACCTTCACATGGGCGATCACCATCACCTGCAAGGCGTAGGTTGCAATCCCCTACACCTCG AGGTACACGCTCTAGATCGGTTAGCAAATCCTTTTTTAATTCCAGAACTCAATCTAGGTGTGCAACCATTCCGATCATAAAgcataattatttatatatactcTTGTTAACCGtcttttcaactatcttctcactttgtttttttatatatccaGTTATCATCTTCTCAGGCCAAGATGTTTGTCGCGATCCCCTTTTCGAAGTAGGTCGCGATCCCCTGTTCGTAGTAGGTCGCGATCCCCTGTTCGAAGTAGGTCACGATCCCCTGTTCGAAGTAGGTCGCGATCCCCTATTCGAAGTAGGTCGCGATCCCCTATTCGTAGTAGGTCGCGATCCCCTGTTCGAAGTAGGTCGCGATCCCCTATTCGAAGTAGGTCGCGATCCCCTGTTCGTAGTAGGTCGCGATCCCCTGTTCGAAGTAGGTCACGATCCCCTGTTCGAAGTAGGTCGCGATCCCCTGTTCGAAGTAGGTCGCGATCCCCTGTTCGAAGTAGGTCGCGATCCCCTGTTCAAAGGAGGTCCCGGACCCCCATCCGGCGTAGCTCACGAACCCCGATCAGGCGAAGGTCACCATCCCCGTTTCAGCGAAGGTCACAGTCCTCTGCATCCCCTTACTCTGTGCATTCTGGATCTCCACCAGTTCGTGGCAGGTCTCCATCTCCTACGAGGCGACGAAATCAGGGAGCTCCGTCAATTCCATGCGGTCGGTCTCCTTCTCCAGTTAGGCGTAGGACAACCGTCCCTGTGCGTCAGAGATCCCCAAGCCCTCAAAGCAGGTCTTCTTCACCATCACCTGTACAATCTCCTAGACTCATCGTCCTTCTCCTCATACATGTATGTGTTCTTTTATTACTGTTTTCAACAATGGTTGCTATATTAA
- the LOC110873893 gene encoding serine/arginine repetitive matrix protein 1 isoform X9 translates to MSGGFFRGTTADQDTRFSNKHAKLLKSHKFPPELEHLDREAVDVKAANLDTHSRRRTKFSSKWSADDKGTDEKNGSKETVRISRSPRPADRSMSPPRGTRSRSVSKSFSNSRSHSRSRSLSASSKASRRSVSVERRPRSVSRRSSTLRRVGSRRRSLSPAPLHRQSPSPARRRLRSPSPAPSHGRSPSPARRRLQSPAPRGTRSRSVSKSFSNSKSHSRSRSLSASSKASRRSVSVERRPHSVSRRSSTPRRVGSRRRSPSPAPLHRRSPSPARCRLRSPSPAPSHGRLPSPARRRLQSRAPRGTRSRSVSKSFSNSKSHSRSRSLSASSKASRRSVSVERRPRSISRRSSTPRRVGSRRRSPSPAPLHRRSPSPARRRLRSPSPAPSHGRSPSPARRRLQSHAPRGTRSRSVSKSFSNSKSHSRSRSLSASSKASRRSVSVERRPRSVSKRSSTPRRVGSRRRSPSPAPLDRRSPSPARRRLRSPSPAPSHGRSPSPARRRLQSRAPRGTRTRSVSKSFSNSKSHSRSRSLSASSKASRRSVSVERRPRSVSRRSSTPRRVGSRRRSQSPAPLHRRSPSPARRRLRSPSPAPSHGRSSSPARRRLQSPAPRGTRSRSVSKSFSKSRSHSRSRSLSASSKASRRSVSVERRPRSISRRSSTPRRVGSRRQSPSPAPLHKRSPSPARRRLRSPSPAPSHGRTPSPARRRLQSPAPRGTRSRSVSKSFSNSKSHSRSSSLSASPKASRRSVSVERRPRSVSRQSSTPRRVGSCRRSPSPAPLHKRSPSPPRRRLRSPSPAPSHGRSPSPARRRLQSPTPRGTRSRSVSKSFSNSRSHSRSSSLSASPKASRRSVSVERRPRSVSRQSSTPLRVGSCRRSPSPASLHRRSPSPARRRLRSPSPAPSHGRSPSPARRRLQSPTPRGTRSRSVSKSFFNSRTQSRCATIPIIKHNYLYILLLTVFSTIFSLCFFIYPVIIFSGQDVCRDPLFEVGRDPLFVVGRDPLFEVGHDPLFEVGRDPLFEVGRDPLFVVGRDPLFEVGRDPLFEVGRDPLFVVGRDPLFEVGHDPLFEVGRDPLFEVGRDPLFEVGRDPLFKGGPGPPSGVAHEPRSGEGHHPRFSEGHSPLHPLTLCILDLHQFVAGLHLLRGDEIRELRQFHAVGLLLQLGVGQPSLCVRDPQALKAGLLHHHLYNLLDSSSFSSYMYVFFYYCFQQWLLY, encoded by the exons ATGTCAGGCGGTTTCTTCCGG GGCACTACGGCTGATCAAGACACTCGTTTCTCTAACAAGCATGCTAAGCTCCTTAAATCGCACAAGTTTCCACCTGAATTGGAACATCTG GACAGAGAGGCTGTTGATGTGAAAGCTGCTAATTTGGACACCCACTCGAGGAGACGCACAAAGTTTTCTAGCAAGTGGTCAGCTGATGACAAAGGGACGGATGAGAAGAATGGATCAAAAGAAACCGTCAG AATATCTCGATCTCCGCGTCCAGCTGATCGTTCTATGTCACCACCTCG AGGTACACGCTCCAGATCGGTTAGCAAATCCTTTTCTAATTCTAGAAGTCATTCAAG GTCAAGAAGTTTGTCAGCATCCTCCAAAGCCTCAAGGCGCTCAGTTTCTGTTGAAAGGAGGCCCCGCTCTGTTTCAAGACGATCTTCTACACTTCGCAGAGTGGGGTCACGTCGGCGATCCCTATCCCCTGCACCTTTACATAGACAATCACCTTCACCTGCAAGGCGTAGGTTGCGATCACCATCCCCTGCACCTTCACATGGGCGATCACCATCACCCGCAAGGCGTAGGTTGCAATCCCCTGCACCTCG AGGTACACGCTCCAGATCGGTTAGCAAATCCTTTTCTAATTCCAAAAGCCATTCAAG GTCAAGAAGTTTGTCAGCATCCTCCAAAGCCTCAAGGCGCTCAGTTTCTGTTGAAAGGAGGCCCCACTCTGTTTCAAGACGATCTTCTACACCTCGCAGAGTAGGGTCACGTCGGCGATCCCCATCCCCTGCACCTTTACATAGACGATCACCTTCACCTGCAAGGTGTAGGTTGCGATCTCCATCCCCTGCACCTTCACATGGGCGATTACCATCACCCGCAAGGCGTAGGTTGCAATCCCGTGCACCTCG AGGTACACGCTCCAGATCAGTTAGCAAATCCTTTTCTAATTCCAAAAGCCATTCAAG GTCAAGAAGTTTGTCAGCATCCTCCAAAGCCTCAAGGCGCTCAGTTTCTGTTGAAAGGAGGCCCCGCTCTATTTCAAGACGATCTTCTACACCTCGCAGAGTGGGGTCACGTCGGCGATCCCCATCCCCTGCACCTTTACATAGACGATCACCTTCACCTGCAAGGCGTAGGTTGCGATCTCCATCCCCTGCACCTTCACATGGGCGATCACCATCACCCGCAAGGCGTAGGTTGCAATCCCATGCACCTCG AGGTACACGCTCCAGATCGGTTAGCAAATCCTTTTCTAATTCCAAAAGCCATTCAAG GTCAAGAAGTTTGTCAGCATCCTCCAAAGCCTCAAGGCGCTCAGTTTCTGTTGAAAGGAGGCCCCGCTCTGTTTCAAAACGATCTTCTACACCTCGCAGAGTGGGGTCACGTCGGCGATCCCCATCCCCTGCACCTTTAGATAGACGATCACCTTCACCTGCAAGGCGTAGGTTGCGATCTCCATCCCCTGCACCTTCACATGGGCGATCACCATCACCCGCAAGGCGTAGGTTGCAATCCCGTGCACCTCG AGGTACACGCACCAGATCGGTTAGCAAATCCTTTTCTAATTCCAAAAGCCATTCAAG GTCAAGAAGTTTGTCAGCATCCTCCAAAGCCTCAAGGCGCTCAGTTTCTGTTGAAAGGAGGCCCCGCTCTGTTTCAAGACGATCTTCTACACCTCGCAGAGTGGGGTCACGTCGGCGATCCCAATCCCCTGCACCTTTACATAGACGATCACCTTCACCTGCAAGGCGTAGGTTGCGATCTCCATCCCCTGCACCTTCACATGGGCGATCATCATCACCCGCAAGGCGTAGGTTGCAATCACCTGCACCTCG AGGTACACGCTCCAGATCAGTTAGCAAATCCTTTTCTAAGTCCAGAAGCCATTCAAG GTCAAGAAGTTTGTCAGCATCCTCCAAAGCCTCAAGGCGCTCAGTTTCTGTTGAAAGGAGGCCCCGCTCTATTTCAAGACGATCTTCTACACCTCGCAGAGTGGGGTCACGTCGTCAATCCCCATCCCCTGCACCTCTACATAAACGATCACCTTCACCTGCAAGGCGTAGGTTGCGATCTCCATCCCCTGCACCTTCACATGGGCGAACACCATCACCCGCAAGGCGTAGGTTGCAATCCCCTGCACCTCG AGGTACACGCTCCAGATCGGTTAGCAAATCCTTTTCTAATTCCAAAAGCCATTCAAG GTCAAGTAGTTTGTCAGCATCCCCCAAAGCCTCAAGGCGCTCGGTTTCTGTTGAAAGGAGGCCCCGCTCTGTTTCAAGACAATCTTCTACACCTCGCAGAGTGGGGTCATGTCGGCGATCCCCATCCCCTGCACCTCTACATAAACGATCACCTTCACCTCCAAGGCGTAGGTTGCGATCTCCATCCCCTGCACCTTCACATGGGCGATCACCATCACCCGCAAGGCGTAGGTTGCAATCCCCTACACCTCG AGGTACACGCTCCAGATCGGTTAGCAAATCCTTTTCTAATTCCAGAAGCCATTCAAG GTCAAGTAGTTTGTCAGCATCCCCTAAAGCCTCAAGGCGCTCGGTTTCTGTTGAAAGGAGGCCCCGCTCTGTTTCAAGACAATCTTCTACACCTCTCAGAGTGGGGTCATGTCGGCGATCCCCATCCCCAGCATCTTTACATAGACGATCACCTTCACCTGCAAGGCGTAGATTGCGATCTCCATCCCCTGCACCTTCACATGGGCGATCACCATCACCTGCAAGGCGTAGGTTGCAATCCCCTACACCTCG AGGTACACGCTCTAGATCGGTTAGCAAATCCTTTTTTAATTCCAGAACTCAATCTAGGTGTGCAACCATTCCGATCATAAAgcataattatttatatatactcTTGTTAACCGtcttttcaactatcttctcactttgtttttttatatatccaGTTATCATCTTCTCAGGCCAAGATGTTTGTCGCGATCCCCTTTTCGAAGTAGGTCGCGATCCCCTGTTCGTAGTAGGTCGCGATCCCCTGTTCGAAGTAGGTCACGATCCCCTGTTCGAAGTAGGTCGCGATCCCCTATTCGAAGTAGGTCGCGATCCCCTATTCGTAGTAGGTCGCGATCCCCTGTTCGAAGTAGGTCGCGATCCCCTATTCGAAGTAGGTCGCGATCCCCTGTTCGTAGTAGGTCGCGATCCCCTGTTCGAAGTAGGTCACGATCCCCTGTTCGAAGTAGGTCGCGATCCCCTGTTCGAAGTAGGTCGCGATCCCCTGTTCGAAGTAGGTCGCGATCCCCTGTTCAAAGGAGGTCCCGGACCCCCATCCGGCGTAGCTCACGAACCCCGATCAGGCGAAGGTCACCATCCCCGTTTCAGCGAAGGTCACAGTCCTCTGCATCCCCTTACTCTGTGCATTCTGGATCTCCACCAGTTCGTGGCAGGTCTCCATCTCCTACGAGGCGACGAAATCAGGGAGCTCCGTCAATTCCATGCGGTCGGTCTCCTTCTCCAGTTAGGCGTAGGACAACCGTCCCTGTGCGTCAGAGATCCCCAAGCCCTCAAAGCAGGTCTTCTTCACCATCACCTGTACAATCTCCTAGACTCATCGTCCTTCTCCTCATACATGTATGTGTTCTTTTATTACTGTTTTCAACAATGGTTGCTATATTAA